TTAAAAATGGAATAACCAAGAATTTGTCGAAGAGCTCAATTGTACAGCCTGGTTGAGAATCAAGCCTATgtatgtttcattcttttttcccacTTTCTTTCTGATCCTTTTTAccaaatgcttttatatttttaacaaaggaaaaaaaaacaaaacatttaattgcagccttttcattttctcatattttattccTCTCTCTAGCACTCCGTCTTCAACTATGCCCCAGTCCTGGGAGGGAAGGGGTCCTGCAGGACAGGACTAGCTGAAGGTCCACACTACTTGTGATGGTTCCTTATATCGCTACAATAATACCAATGCTTGGTGTTAGACAGGAGTTCCCTAATTTGGAGGCAcaatttaatatatgtaaaatgtttgtagagacagagtcttgctgtattgcccagtcTCAAAtctctggcctcaaactcctggcctccagtgattcaccctgcctcagtccctcaattacaggcgtaaaccaccacacccagcctgtatttaCTACTTTTAACTAAAAGTCGTTGTTATTCTTGATCTGAACAAACAACAGAAAGTTCCGTTTGCAAAGTTGTAGTAAGTAACAGCCAAGAGACttggaaagaggctgagtggggcTCATTAGACTAACTCTCAGGGGATCCAAAGTCCCATCAAACTAGGGAGATGAATAGATcccttaagaaaacaaaactgcgccgggcgcagtggctcaagcctgtaatcccagcactttgggaggccgaggcaggtggatcacaaggtcgagagatcgagaccaacctggtcgacatggtgaaaccccgtctctactaaaaatacaaaaaattagctgggcatggtggcacgtgcctgtaatcccagctactcaggaggctgaggcaggagaattgcctgaacccgggaggcggaggttgcggtgagccgagatcgtgccattgcactccagcctgggtaacaagagcgaaactccatctcaaaaaaaaaaaaaaaagaaagaaagaaaacaaaactgcaacCCACATCTTCCACCCTGATATCACCTTCACAAAAAGAGGTTTACTTCAGAAGGAGCTTGCTGAAAatgaaagattttgaaaaactCTAGACTCTTCAGACCCTTTTAGCTGAATGATGGCTCCAGAGAAATTATTCTACTCTGAGTGACTAGGGAACGACTAGCCTCCATTCAGGAGGCTTTGGAAGAGAACAGGTGTTCTTAGAAAATGCCATCAAATTTATGAGAGATACAGATCTCACACCAGCAGTATAGGACCAGCATTTAGAGCCAACAGACAATATTGCAACCTCGGGAAATAACGATGAGCACCAGTTATCTCCTGCAGTCCTGTGAGCAGTGTGTTTGAACTGCCTGGCTGGGACTCCTCCAGATGACTGGTAGACACCTGACCTTAGACCTCCCAGCTAATCTCCACCTTGGCACTTCAGGGGCTGGCAAAGCAGCAGTTGCTTCCTCAACCTCTCCTCCTACTggcacttatttttatattttgttagaaGGTCTGGCACATCAAGGACAGGCACTGGGTCTCATTTGTAACTTTAGCCCCACCACCGAAGTCAATGCTGGAACACAACAGTGGGTAAGCCAATGTTTTTTCAATCAGAGCCATTACATTACTCACTTACACTGAGGGACTTTACTTGGCCTGATCTGCACAATGTTGTCCCACTCTGTGCTCTGTATAACCGTCCCCTTGGAAACATGAAGCTCCGGACAACACGGAGTCTGGGTCAAACTCCTAATGCTTTTGCTTTGAAGGGGAAGATCGCATCCTCCTTCTAAGTGTAGTAGAGCTGTTCAAAAGAGCATGAAGTCTGGGCGCAACggtttaagcctgtaatcccagcattctgggaggacgaggcggatggataacctgaggccagaagtttgagaccagactagccaacatggtgaaactgtctctactgaaaatacaaaaattaaccaagcataatggcacacgcctgtagtcccagttactcggaggctgaggcaggaaaatcacttgaacccaggaggcagaggttgtagtgagccaaggtcacaccactgcactccaatctgggccaaaaaaaaaaaagagagagagagagagagagcctgaGTTCTGACCCTGGCAGGACACACCCCCAGGTAGCGCATACTTTCCATGCAGCACTACGCAGCTAACCCTGAAAACTATGAATGGTCCAAAGTGGATAATGCAACCATGTCCAGGCTCTCAGGCTGCCGGGCAGGTCTCCCCCTTCACTCATCACGCATgtagaagaaaggaggaaattcCTGAAATTCAGGAAGTGGCCCAATTCACTTAGTATCTGGAAAGCCCAGAACTAGTGAGCTCTCCTttgaaatggaaggaaaaaagttaATCAGCAGCCCTGACTAGGTACTATCTTCATGGCTGGTCACAATGCCTTTATTTATCTGTGCCAAGCTCATGACTCACCATGAACCTGGAGCTTTCTCTTCCGATTCCACTCACATTTAGCTCTTCTTCACCTTAATCTCTGTTCCTATGTTTCTCCCAATGTGTACCACCCAGGACTTGCCTAAATAATACTCTAATACTTATCTTATTAGTTCCCGATGATGTTTCTGGGCATCATGTTCGTGTTGGATTCAGCTTTTGTCATGGGCCACCTGGGCTCATCTTTGAACAAAATGACGAGGCTACAGAAAcctctttttcaaattgttgatGAATCTTGACAACGCGAAGCCTAGAATTAGCCCATGAGAAAGAGTCCTAGTTAAATCCTTAAAGGCTGGTCAACCATTTTGTGTTCTTTAATAACTGTCAGCAAATGTTAGAGATAAGGATAGTTTATGGAATGACTTAGAATAATGTAGCCTGTGCTAAAACGAaggcaaaacttttttttaaaggaaattttataaaGCTTACCATTTTATCCTCCTTGCTATCACTTTCATCTCTTGATATCCCATTCCTCCTAGCACCTCCTTCCTCCAAGGTATTTAAACTGGAGCTGAATCTTATTCACCTGTGACTGGCAAATATTTTTCACCTGATAATCACAGTAGTAGGTGATAATGCTTAAGGGAGGAAATTTCCATGGATGCTGACTTTTACTAATAAAGAGAGAtctttttaaggtttttgtttttttggggttttgCACTGGAAGGTCTCTAGCAAATGCAACCAGACCTCGTCTACTCACTCACTCAAGCTCCAGACCATCTCAAAGCTGTAGACTCTCTCTTCAGAGAGTGGTTGTAGAGCAATGCCTCTACCTTGTTGGGAGGAAAAGCAAACTCTCCTAGGATGGACCAATTTCAGACAAGTTGGCATGCTGACAGcaagtttgctgacccctaggAAATGCTACATAAATGACATGCCCTCAACCTCTGGTGTATCAAGCACCCAACCAATCCATCCCTCTGACATTTGAGGTGTGGCTCACTCATTCAATACATGTCTGTTAAAGCTGATTGTTTCAAGAAACTTGTTCTAagtactataaaaaatacaaaggttaataaagaaatttttgaCTCAGTGAGCAACAAATGAAaactataacaataaaaataagataacataataaaattataggaGATACAgaggaaaaacacatttatttggaAGAGAAGGTTTCATAGAAAAGATAGTATTTATTGAGGATAAATAGGATAAATAGGACTTGAAAGGCTGATTCCAAACTGAAAGAATGCCATAAGCAAACACACAGCTGTGTGAAAGTAGAGAAAGAATCAAATATTACAAAGAATCTATTATCTCCAAAGTTCAGAGTCTGTGGAACGATATAATGAGAGAAGATCCTTTGGAACAGGTCATGAAGAACATTGACTATCAAACTCCCACTAAGGAATGTTGATTTATGCAAATACTACTTGAATTTTTCCTTATTTGATTTCTGAGATTCGTGCTTTTCTCTCACAGATTTCCTCaactcttttttattaatccaaAAACTAGTGAAAGGTATCAAAAGTTCTGGTAATGTTTAAACAGCAACACCCTCAAATATGTACTGTTTATGGATAAAGACCCAATACTGGTGTAAGCACAGAACAAAAGTTACTGACAGTAGATAATATTAGCATAGGCAAAGAGATTCATTGAGGAATCAGGAATAAAAGTTTTGGTTAAGAAAGGTAggaaaaggccgggcgtggtggctcacacctgtaatccaagcactttggaggccaaggcaggtggatcacctgaggtcgggagttcaagaccagcccgaccaacatggtgaaaccccatctttaaaaaagaaaaagaaaaagaaaggtaggaaaggaggtcaggcatggtggctcatgcctgttatcccagcactttgggagaccaaggcaggtggatcacctgaggtcaggggttcaagaccagcctgactaacatggagaaactctgtctctactaaaaatacaaaattagctgggcgtggtggctcatgcctgtaatcccagctactcagaggctgaggcaggagaattgcttaaacccaggagctggatgttgtggtgagccaagatcgtgccattgcactccagcctgggcaatacgagtgaaactctgtctcaagaagaaaaaaaaaaagtaagaaaggatAAATTTTTGTTCTGAGCCTTACTTGGGCCACCTTGAACATCACCACTCTCTCGTCTAACATACAGATGACCCAGAAACCACACATGAAACAGGTAACCCCAGAGGCTCTGCAGAAAAGCCTGAGTAGTCAGTGGTGGGAAGATATGTCCTTCACAGAAATAAAGTACACCCTCAGCCCTTTTTCCTTTCAGTTCCAAGTTGTCCTCAAGTCCCCAACATCATGACTCCTGATGCTGAACACTTTTGATCGGCCCTCCCCAGCTGAGGTCACAGGAGCCATGGGGAACCGCACCACTGGCACTGAGTTTGTCCTGCTGGGGCTCTCAGAGGCCTGCGAGCTGCAGATGCTCATCTTCCTGGGGCTCCTCCTGACCTATCTCCTCACACTGCTGGGGAACCTGCTCATCGTGGTCATCACCCTCATGGACAGGCGCCTCCACATCCCCATGTACTACTTCCTCCGCAACTTTGCTTTCCTGGAGATCTGGTTCACCTCGATCATCTTCCCCAAGGTGCTGACCAACATCCTCACAGGATACAAGACCATCTCCCTCCCAGGCTGCTTCCTGCAAAgtttcctctattttttcttgGGCACCACAGAGTTCTTCCTCCTGGCAGTGATGTCCTTTGACAGGTACGTGGCCATATGTAACCCTTTGCGTTATACCACCATCATGAGCAAAAGGGTCTGTGTCCAGCTAGTCCTCTGTTCATGGATGTCAGGATTCCTTCTCATCATTGTCCCAAGTTTCCTTGTCCTTCAGCAGCCGTTCCGTGGCCCCAACATCATTAACCATTTCTTCTGTGACAATTTTCCCCTGCTGGAACTCATTTGTGCAGACACGAGTCTGATAGAGCTCCTGCGTTTTGTAATAGCCAACTTCAGCTTACTGGGCACTCTGTCCGTGATGGCCACTTGCTATGGCCACATCCTCCACACCATTCTGCACATCCCCTCAGCCAAAGAGAGGCAGAAAGCCTTCTCCACCTGCTCCTCCCACATAATCGTTGTGTCTCTCTTCTACGGCAGCTGCATCTTCATGTACATCAGGTCGGGCAAAAGTGACCAGAAGGAAGTCAGGAACAAGGTGGTAGCATTGCTTAACACCATGGTGACCCCAATCCTCAACCCATTTATCTACACCCTGAGGAACAAACAGGTGAAGCAGGTGTTTAGGGAGCAGGTGAGCAAGCTTCTCTTATAAACCTGTGGAACAAAAAACCTGAGGCTCAGCATCCCCAGACAAGCTAAAAGAATATAGGCCCCTTGAAACAACTGAGCCTTTCCCATTCAGAAAAAGCTCTGATATGTT
The sequence above is a segment of the Saimiri boliviensis isolate mSaiBol1 chromosome 2, mSaiBol1.pri, whole genome shotgun sequence genome. Coding sequences within it:
- the LOC101030178 gene encoding olfactory receptor 6E1; its protein translation is MGNRTTGTEFVLLGLSEACELQMLIFLGLLLTYLLTLLGNLLIVVITLMDRRLHIPMYYFLRNFAFLEIWFTSIIFPKVLTNILTGYKTISLPGCFLQSFLYFFLGTTEFFLLAVMSFDRYVAICNPLRYTTIMSKRVCVQLVLCSWMSGFLLIIVPSFLVLQQPFRGPNIINHFFCDNFPLLELICADTSLIELLRFVIANFSLLGTLSVMATCYGHILHTILHIPSAKERQKAFSTCSSHIIVVSLFYGSCIFMYIRSGKSDQKEVRNKVVALLNTMVTPILNPFIYTLRNKQVKQVFREQVSKLLL